One Lentibacillus cibarius DNA window includes the following coding sequences:
- a CDS encoding nitrate reductase subunit alpha, whose protein sequence is MKKNKNKLFESLRHIKAGNRINDGWTEESTRPRDSEDIYRRRWQHDKVVRSTHGVNCTGSCSWKIYVKDGIITSETQQTDYPSTGDDFPEYEPRGCPRGASFSWYTYSPIRVKYPYVRSDLFALWKEEREAGFDPVEAWQNIVSTPEKRAQYVQARGRGGFVRATWRDMSEMIASASIHAIKKYGPDRVAGFSPIPAMSMVSYSAGTRFLSLIGGTILSFYDWYADLPPASPQVWGEQTDVPESADWFNSKYFIIWGTNLPQTRTPDAHFMVEARYNGTKVVGVSPDYAEYEKFADIWLPARAGTDAALAMAMTHVILKEFYVDKETPYFTDYAKKFTDLPYLVTLNEQNGEYRSDRFLRASDLNDEHELGEWKTLVWDAVANTLEAPNGSMGFRWDGGSNWNLQLDKNDGSFIDPELSFINRYDDTVTVSFPYFAEKEGDIVKRGVPVREIQDVNGNRVKVTTVYDLMMAHTGIDRGLPGDYPSNYDDPKPYTPAWQESITGVNKNHVIKVAREFADNAERTKGKSMIAMGGGTNHWYHSDQIYRAILNLVLLTGSQGVNGGGWAHYVGQEKVRPQEGWQQVAFAGDWQKPPRHQNGTSYFYFITDQFRYESLPDDAEKTDWGGKYNDMHPADLNALAARLGWLPSFPQFSQNSIDLVKESRDRGAQTEQEIIDDIVSQIKDNEIDWAIEHPDDPRNFPRVFFNWRSNLLGDSGKGHEFFVKHLVGGDNQVMAEPENSWQPETVNTDGEAPTGKADLLVSVDFRMTSSGLFSDIVLPAATWYEKNDISSTDMHPFVHPFNAAISPPWEAKSDWNTFREISKVFSELAEKHLPATEDLVASPLGHDSPGEIAQAMGKVKDWRKGETEAIPGKTMPNFKVVERDYPNVYQKMTTVGPLIKNGYGGKGVTIPGEEVYEELGGRLGKSKREGIGKGNPDLYTDEQAINAILLMSGATNGKRAVAGWKSLETKTGQKLEDIAKPRAEEDHTLRDLTIQPRQAISTPVWSGLEKDHRRYSPFTVNVEYNIPWRTLTGRQSFYLDHEMMLDYGEGLPLYLPPLRHGPFLKKEEGVEENENKSITVRYLTPHQKWGIHTMFTDTTNMSTLFRGWQTIWMNEDDAASIGLKDNDFVEVYNRNGAIAARVVVTYRIPKGMAYMYHAQDRTMGVPATSMNKKRGGTHNSVTRITPKGTHMIGGYSQLSYGFNYYGPTGHQRDTIAVIRALKEVDWLEN, encoded by the coding sequence ATGAAAAAGAATAAAAATAAACTATTTGAAAGTTTAAGACATATTAAAGCGGGAAATCGAATTAATGATGGCTGGACGGAAGAGAGCACCCGTCCGCGTGATTCAGAAGATATATATCGGAGACGCTGGCAACATGATAAAGTTGTCCGGTCAACACATGGCGTCAACTGCACCGGCTCATGCAGCTGGAAAATCTATGTGAAAGACGGTATCATCACGTCCGAAACCCAGCAGACAGACTATCCGAGTACCGGCGATGATTTTCCGGAATACGAACCGCGCGGCTGTCCAAGAGGGGCCAGCTTTTCATGGTACACATACAGCCCGATACGCGTGAAATATCCATATGTGCGCAGTGATTTGTTTGCACTTTGGAAAGAAGAGCGTGAAGCAGGTTTTGACCCTGTGGAAGCATGGCAGAACATTGTCAGTACACCTGAGAAACGTGCCCAATATGTCCAAGCGCGTGGAAGAGGCGGTTTTGTTCGTGCGACATGGCGGGACATGAGTGAGATGATTGCCAGTGCTTCTATCCATGCTATTAAAAAATATGGGCCGGACCGTGTGGCAGGATTTAGTCCAATACCGGCTATGTCGATGGTCAGTTATTCTGCTGGTACACGTTTTCTTTCGTTAATCGGTGGTACCATTCTAAGCTTTTATGACTGGTATGCCGACTTACCACCGGCTTCTCCGCAAGTATGGGGGGAACAAACAGACGTTCCGGAAAGTGCTGACTGGTTCAATTCCAAATACTTTATCATTTGGGGAACCAATCTACCGCAAACGCGGACACCGGATGCCCACTTTATGGTAGAAGCGAGATATAACGGAACCAAAGTTGTCGGTGTCAGCCCGGACTATGCGGAATATGAGAAATTTGCCGATATTTGGCTCCCGGCACGCGCCGGTACGGATGCTGCCCTGGCAATGGCTATGACACATGTTATTTTAAAAGAGTTTTATGTCGATAAAGAGACACCTTACTTTACCGATTACGCTAAAAAGTTTACCGACTTGCCTTACCTAGTAACCTTGAATGAACAGAATGGGGAATATCGCAGTGATCGTTTTCTTCGCGCATCCGATTTGAATGATGAACACGAACTCGGCGAATGGAAAACACTTGTGTGGGATGCTGTAGCTAATACACTGGAAGCTCCAAATGGCAGTATGGGCTTTCGCTGGGATGGCGGAAGTAATTGGAATCTCCAGCTTGATAAAAACGATGGTAGTTTCATAGACCCAGAGCTAAGTTTCATTAATCGCTATGATGATACGGTCACAGTAAGTTTCCCTTATTTCGCGGAAAAAGAAGGGGACATTGTTAAACGCGGTGTACCTGTAAGAGAAATACAGGATGTTAACGGGAACCGTGTAAAAGTAACAACCGTTTATGATTTGATGATGGCGCACACTGGCATTGACCGTGGTCTACCGGGTGACTACCCATCTAATTATGATGATCCAAAACCATATACTCCGGCTTGGCAGGAGTCAATTACAGGTGTTAATAAAAATCATGTCATCAAAGTGGCGCGTGAGTTCGCTGACAATGCTGAACGGACAAAAGGGAAGTCGATGATTGCTATGGGTGGCGGAACAAACCATTGGTATCACAGTGATCAGATTTATCGTGCCATTTTGAACCTGGTACTTCTGACAGGCTCACAAGGTGTCAATGGCGGCGGCTGGGCCCATTACGTCGGACAGGAAAAAGTACGCCCACAGGAAGGCTGGCAGCAAGTTGCCTTTGCCGGTGACTGGCAGAAACCACCGCGTCACCAAAATGGTACATCCTATTTTTATTTCATCACCGACCAGTTCCGTTATGAAAGCCTGCCGGATGATGCTGAAAAGACGGATTGGGGAGGTAAGTATAATGACATGCACCCAGCAGATCTGAACGCACTGGCTGCAAGACTTGGATGGTTACCTTCCTTTCCGCAGTTTTCACAAAACTCTATTGATCTGGTTAAAGAAAGCCGTGATCGAGGGGCGCAAACGGAACAAGAGATTATTGATGATATCGTTAGCCAAATAAAAGACAACGAAATAGATTGGGCGATTGAGCATCCTGACGACCCAAGAAACTTCCCGCGGGTGTTTTTCAACTGGCGTTCCAATTTGCTTGGAGACAGCGGAAAAGGACACGAGTTTTTTGTTAAACATCTAGTCGGGGGTGACAACCAGGTAATGGCGGAACCGGAAAACTCATGGCAGCCGGAAACCGTCAATACGGATGGGGAAGCACCTACGGGTAAAGCGGATCTTCTTGTTAGTGTCGATTTTCGTATGACAAGTTCCGGACTGTTTTCTGATATCGTTCTACCTGCCGCGACATGGTATGAAAAGAATGATATTAGCAGTACAGACATGCATCCGTTCGTTCACCCGTTCAATGCAGCTATTTCACCGCCATGGGAAGCAAAAAGCGACTGGAATACATTCAGGGAAATTAGCAAAGTGTTTTCAGAACTAGCCGAAAAACATCTCCCAGCAACGGAAGATTTGGTTGCTTCACCGCTTGGTCACGATTCACCCGGTGAAATCGCACAAGCAATGGGGAAAGTAAAAGACTGGCGTAAAGGCGAAACCGAAGCTATTCCTGGAAAAACGATGCCAAACTTTAAAGTGGTCGAACGTGACTATCCAAATGTTTATCAAAAAATGACAACAGTTGGCCCGCTAATAAAAAATGGTTACGGTGGCAAGGGCGTTACCATCCCTGGTGAGGAAGTTTACGAGGAATTAGGCGGACGTCTCGGCAAATCGAAACGTGAAGGCATCGGGAAAGGCAATCCGGATTTATATACGGACGAACAGGCCATTAATGCCATTCTATTGATGTCCGGCGCTACAAATGGTAAACGGGCAGTCGCCGGATGGAAGTCACTCGAAACCAAAACCGGGCAAAAGCTTGAAGATATTGCAAAACCGCGTGCAGAAGAGGATCATACATTACGTGATTTAACCATTCAGCCGCGACAAGCAATTTCAACGCCAGTCTGGAGCGGTTTGGAGAAAGACCATCGACGGTACTCACCGTTTACAGTAAATGTGGAATACAACATCCCATGGAGAACACTGACAGGAAGACAGAGCTTCTATCTTGATCATGAAATGATGCTTGATTACGGTGAAGGACTGCCACTGTATTTGCCTCCATTAAGACATGGACCATTCCTCAAAAAGGAGGAAGGTGTGGAAGAAAATGAAAACAAATCGATTACGGTAAGGTATTTGACACCACACCAAAAATGGGGCATCCATACGATGTTTACGGATACAACCAATATGTCGACGTTGTTCAGAGGCTGGCAGACTATCTGGATGAATGAGGATGACGCAGCATCTATCGGGCTTAAAGATAATGACTTTGTCGAAGTTTATAACCGGAATGGCGCCATCGCAGCAAGGGTAGTCGTCACATACCGGATACCAAAAGGAATGGCGTATATGTACCATGCACAGGATCGAACAATGGGTGTTCCTGCCACCTCCATGAACAAAAAACGTGGTGGAACCCATAACAGTGTCACAAGAATCACGCCAAAAGGAACACACATGATTGGTGGTTACTCGCAGTTAAGCTATGGGTTTAACTATTACGGGCCAACTGGGCATCAGCGGGATACCATAGCCGTCATCAGAGCATTGAAGGAGGTAGATTGGCTTGAGAATTAA
- a CDS encoding hemerythrin domain-containing protein encodes MSGPALKRIDSHSAIHEATLNEAIELTKMLEKLVDNSQEEKAMELSYVLLEQWETRTLAHAEAEEEGLYKDLVEDNPELKDDIVALTRDHDLLRLLVAEVKQLLPEHGVNSDVVQRFHSLIIVDQLHNQKEMEVLPDH; translated from the coding sequence TTGTCAGGTCCAGCTTTAAAACGTATCGACAGCCATTCTGCTATTCATGAAGCAACATTGAATGAGGCGATAGAGCTGACGAAAATGCTCGAAAAACTTGTCGATAACAGTCAAGAAGAAAAAGCAATGGAATTATCATATGTGCTTCTTGAACAATGGGAAACAAGAACCCTCGCTCACGCCGAAGCAGAAGAAGAAGGTTTATATAAAGATCTCGTTGAAGATAATCCGGAGTTAAAGGATGACATTGTTGCGCTGACACGTGATCACGATTTACTGCGGCTTCTAGTCGCTGAAGTCAAACAGTTACTGCCGGAACACGGCGTAAACAGTGATGTCGTACAACGATTTCATTCATTGATTATCGTTGATCAACTGCATAATCAAAAAGAGATGGAAGTGCTCCCGGATCACTGA
- a CDS encoding acylphosphatase: MLAQVTVSGRVQGVGFRYSAQQQAKNYQLTGWVQNKADGTVELEVEGDEQRVHAYLRALEKGFSPFIRVENMEVNLNENEKGYDDFSIK, encoded by the coding sequence ATGTTAGCCCAAGTTACCGTTAGTGGACGCGTTCAAGGAGTAGGATTCAGATATTCGGCTCAGCAGCAGGCTAAAAATTATCAGTTGACCGGATGGGTTCAAAACAAAGCAGACGGTACAGTTGAGCTGGAAGTTGAAGGTGATGAACAGCGGGTTCATGCATATTTGCGAGCGTTAGAAAAAGGGTTCAGCCCGTTTATTCGGGTGGAGAATATGGAAGTTAATCTAAATGAGAATGAAAAAGGTTATGATGACTTTTCTATAAAGTGA